From Procambarus clarkii isolate CNS0578487 chromosome 65, FALCON_Pclarkii_2.0, whole genome shotgun sequence, one genomic window encodes:
- the LOC138355000 gene encoding uncharacterized protein, whose product MSIKNLELLYEYRDLELEYEYRDLELLYEYRDLELQYHYRDLELEYKYRDLELEYEYRNLELQYEDKELSYKEKPSHENSMKDRGGQPP is encoded by the coding sequence ATGAGTATAAAGAATTTAGAGCTGCTATATGAGTATAGAGATTTAGAGCTGGAATATGAGTATAGAGATTTAGAGCTGCTATATGAGTATAGAGATTTAGAGCTGCAATACCACTATAGAGATTTAGAGCTGGAATATAAGTATAGAGATTTAGAGCTGGAATATGAGTATAGAAACTTAGAGCTGCAatacgaggacaaagagctgtCATACAAGGAGAAACCATCCCATGAGAACAGCATGAAGGATCGAGGTGGCCAACCACCTTGA
- the LOC123771204 gene encoding aspartate and serine-rich protein-like, which yields MDTGGVTPSTERDTSTGRDTSTERDTSTGRDTSTERDTSTERDTSTGLQSDSEPVQSDSEQVQSDSEQVQSDSEQVQSDSEQVQSDSEQVQSDSEQVQSDSEQVQSDSEQVQPDTETSSI from the exons ATGGACACGGGCGGGGTGACACCGTCTACTGAACGTGACACGTCTACTGGACGTGACACATCTACTGAACGTGACACATCTACTGGACGTGACACGTCTACTGAACGTGACACGTCTACTGAACGTGACACGTCTACTGGAC TTCAGTCTGACAGTGAACCAGTTCAGTCTGACAGTGAACAAGTTCAGTCTGACAGTGAACAAGTTCAGTCTGACAGTGAACAAGTTCAGTCTGACAGTGAACAAGTTCAGTCTGACAGTGAACAAGTTCAGTCTGACAGTGAACAAGTTCAGTCTGACAGTGAACAAGTTCAGTCTGACAGTGAACAAGTTCAGCCTGACACTGAAACAAGTTCGATCTGA
- the LOC138355002 gene encoding proteoglycan 4-like produces MLREAEEQGTSIKEPETSQRARNKSKSQKQQSKSRKQQRARNNKEPEATKSQKQQSESQKPQPESQNKEPETTVKEPETTIRKSETTVKLPETTVREQETTVKEPETTVKEPTTTVKEPVTTVKLPETTVREQETTVKEPEIPVKEPVTTVKEPETTVKEPVTTVKEPVTTVKEPETTVKEPETTVKEPETTVKEPVTTVKEPATTVKEPEITVKEPVTTVKEPETTVKEPVTTVKEPVTTVKEPETTVKEQETTVKEPDTTVKEPETTKSQQQQSKSQKQQSKSQKQQSKSQKKQSKSQKQQAKSQKQKRVRNNSQGASNSQRARNPSQRASNNSQRARKNSQRASNNSQRARNNSQRARKNSQRARNNSQRTRNNSQRTRNNSQRTRNNSQRARNNSQRARNNSQRVRNNSQRARNNSQRASNNSQRARNNSQRVRNNSQRARNNKEPATTVKEPETTVKETETTVKEPETTVRVSNNSQRARNNSQVEPGTNVQCPTW; encoded by the coding sequence ATGTTACGTGAGGCTGAGGAGCAAGGAACATCAATCAAAGAGCCAGAAACAAGTCAAAGAGCCAGAAACAAGTCAAAGAGCCAGAAACAACAGTCAAAGAGCCGGAAACAACAAAGAGCCAGAAACAACAAAGAGCCAGAAGCAACAAAGAGCCAGAAACAACAGTCAGAGAGCCAGAAACCACAGCCAGAGAGCCAGAACAAAGAGCCAGAAACAACAGTCAAAGAGCCAGAAACAACAATCAGAAAGTCAGAAACAACAGTCAAACTGCCAGAAACAACAGTCAGAGAACAAGAAACAACAGTCAAAGAGCCAGAAACAACAGTCAAAGAGCCAACAACAACAGTCAAAGAGCCAGTAACAACAGTCAAACTGCCAGAAACAACAGTCAGAGAACAAGAAACAACAGTCAAAGAGCCAGAAATCCCAGTCAAAGAGCCAGTAACAACAGTCAAAGAGCCAGAAACAACAGTCAAAGAGCCAGTAACAACAGTCAAAGAGCCAGTAACAACAGTCAAAGAGCCAGAAACAACAGTCAAAGAGCCAGAAACAACAGTCAAAGAGCCAGAAACAACAGTCAAAGAGCCTGTAACAACAGTCAAAGAGCCAGCAACAACAGTCAAAGAgccagaaatcacagtcaaagaGCCAGTAACAACAGTCAAAGAGCCAGAAACAACAGTCAAAGAGCCAGTAACAACAGTCAAAGAGCCAGTAACAACAGTCAAAGAGCCAGAAACAACAGTCAAAGAGCAAGAAACAACAGTCAAAGAGCCAGACACCACAGTCAAAGAGCCAGAAACAACAAAGAGCCAGCAACAACAGTCAAAGAGCCAGAAACAACAGTCAAAGAGCCAGAAACAACAGTCAAAGAGCCAGAAAAAACAGTCAAAAAGCCAGAAACAACAGGCAAAGAGCCAGAAACAAAAACGAGTCAGAAACAACAGTCAAGGAGCCAGTAACAGTCAAAGAGCCAGAAATCCCAGTCAAAGAGCCAGTAACAACAGTCAAAGAGCCAGAAAAAACAGTCAAAGAGCCAGCAACAACAGTCAAAGAGCCAGAAACAACAGTCAAAGAGCCAGAAAAAACAGTCAAAGAGCCAGAAACAACAGTCAGAGAACAAGAAACAACAGTCAGAGAACAAGAAACAACAGTCAGAGAACAAGAAACAACAGTCAAAGAGCCAGAAACAACAGTCAAAGAGCCAGAAACAACAGTCAAAGAGTCAGAAATAATAGTCAAAGAGCCAGAAACAACAGTCAAAGAGCCAGTAACAACAGTCAAAGAGCCAGAAACAACAGTCAAAGAGTCAGAAATAATAGTCAAAGAGCCAGAAACAACAAAGAGCCAGCAACAACAGTCAAAGAGCCAGAAACAACAGTCAAAGAGACAGAAACAACAGTCAAAGAGCCAGAAACAACAGTCAGAGTCAGCAACAACAGTCAAAGAGCCAGAAACAACAGTCAGGTGGAACCAGGAACAAACGTTCAATGTCCCACATGGTAA
- the LOC138355001 gene encoding putative uncharacterized protein ENSP00000383309 produces the protein MPQVNFQVPWGQALVKAAVDQAPVKAAVDQAPVKAAVDQAPVKAAVDQAPVKAAVGQALVKAAVDQAPVKAAVDQAPVKAAVDQAPVKAAVDQAPVKAAVDQAPVKAAVDQAPVKAAVDQAPVKAAVDQAPVKAAVTRRRSRQQLTRRRSRQQ, from the coding sequence ATGCCGCAGGTCAACTTTCAGGTCCCCTGGGGCCAGGCGCTGGTCAAGGCCGCAGTTGACCAGGCGCCGGTCAAGGCAGCAGTTGACCAGGCGCCGGTCAAGGCAGCAGTTGACCAGGCGCCGGTCAAGGCAGCAGTTGACCAGGCGCCGGTCAAGGCAGCAGTTGGCCAGGCGCTGGTCAAGGCCGCAGTTGACCAGGCGCCGGTCAAGGCAGCAGTTGACCAGGCGCCGGTCAAGGCAGCAGTTGACCAGGCGCCGGTCAAGGCAGCAGTTGACCAGGCGCCGGTCAAGGCAGCAGTTGACCAGGCGCCGGTCAAGGCAGCAGTTGACCAGGCGCCGGTCAAGGCAGCAGTTGACCAGGCGCCGGTCAAGGCAGCAGTTGACCAGGCGCCGGTCAAGGCAGCAGTGACCAGGCGCCGGTCAAGGCAGCAGTTGACCAGGCGCCGGTCAAGGCAACAGTGA